The Lutibacter sp. Hel_I_33_5 genome has a window encoding:
- the holA gene encoding DNA polymerase III subunit delta, translated as MNEVKSIVSDIQNGNLKPIYFLMGEESYYIDRISDFIENNVLEEAEKGFNQIVMYGRDTSIEDIIGAAKRFPMMAEKQVLIVKEAQDLSRNIEKLVSYAENPQPSTVLVINYKYKKLDKRKKLHKAIAKNGLLFESKKLYENQVGDWLRRVLSGKGYQIEPKATQMLVEFLGTDLSKISNELDKLTIVLPKKTIITPEHIEENIGISKDFNNFELRKAVGEKNVLKANRIINYFAQNPKNNPLVMTISLLNSFFTQLLLFHGLENKSKASVAKGLGISPYFADEYFNAARNYPMRKVAQTIALLREADVKSKGVGASQTHADILKELLFKVLH; from the coding sequence ATGAACGAAGTAAAATCCATAGTGTCAGATATACAAAACGGTAACTTAAAACCTATTTATTTTTTAATGGGAGAAGAATCGTATTATATAGATAGAATCTCTGATTTTATAGAAAACAACGTTTTAGAAGAAGCGGAGAAAGGATTTAATCAGATTGTCATGTACGGTAGAGATACCTCTATTGAAGACATTATTGGTGCTGCAAAGCGTTTTCCTATGATGGCAGAAAAACAAGTCTTAATTGTAAAGGAGGCGCAAGATTTAAGCAGAAATATAGAAAAGTTGGTTTCGTATGCAGAAAATCCGCAACCCTCTACGGTCTTGGTTATTAATTATAAATACAAAAAACTAGACAAACGTAAAAAACTGCATAAAGCGATTGCTAAAAACGGATTACTTTTTGAAAGTAAGAAATTATACGAAAATCAAGTAGGAGATTGGTTACGTAGAGTGTTAAGTGGAAAAGGCTATCAAATAGAACCCAAAGCTACACAAATGTTGGTTGAGTTTTTAGGAACCGATTTAAGCAAGATTTCTAACGAGCTAGACAAACTAACCATCGTTTTACCAAAGAAAACAATTATTACTCCGGAACATATTGAAGAGAATATTGGGATTTCGAAAGACTTTAATAATTTTGAACTCCGCAAAGCAGTAGGAGAGAAGAACGTTTTAAAAGCCAACCGAATAATAAATTATTTTGCACAAAACCCAAAGAATAACCCGTTGGTGATGACTATTTCTTTGCTAAATAGTTTTTTCACCCAGCTTCTATTGTTTCATGGTTTAGAAAATAAATCGAAGGCTTCTGTGGCAAAAGGATTAGGTATTAGCCCGTATTTTGCTGACGAATATTTTAATGCTGCTAGGAATTACCCAATGCGTAAAGTTGCACAAACTATTGCTTTATTACGAGAAGCAGATGTTAAAAGTAAAGGGGTTGGTGCTAGCCAAACACATGCAGATATTTTAAAAGAGCTGCTGTTTAAAGTGTTGCATTAA
- a CDS encoding type I restriction enzyme HsdR N-terminal domain-containing protein translates to MQKLNLPAYKFKLKSNENKTLIFDKLRKKYVVLTPEEWVRQHFVEFLIQEKKYPVSLIALEKQLTINNRKKRTDILIFSADGTHNIIVECKAPSIKISQDTFDQIARYNLKLNANYLIVTNGLEHYFCKLDVENEAFIFLEEIPDYK, encoded by the coding sequence ATGCAAAAATTGAATCTTCCCGCATATAAATTCAAACTCAAAAGTAACGAAAATAAGACGCTTATTTTTGATAAATTGAGAAAAAAATATGTGGTTTTAACTCCAGAAGAATGGGTACGTCAACATTTTGTAGAATTTTTAATTCAAGAAAAAAAATATCCAGTTTCGTTAATTGCATTAGAAAAACAACTCACAATTAATAATCGTAAAAAAAGAACTGATATTTTAATTTTTTCTGCGGATGGAACTCACAATATTATTGTCGAATGCAAAGCACCAAGTATAAAAATATCTCAAGATACTTTTGATCAAATTGCACGATACAATTTAAAACTGAATGCTAACTATTTGATTGTAACCAACGGATTAGAGCATTATTTCTGCAAATTAGATGTCGAAAACGAAGCCTTTATTTTTTTAGAAGAGATTCCGGATTATAAATAA
- a CDS encoding sensor histidine kinase KdpD: MRKKMFILIVVLMSISLIGIIAVQLYWINNAVESKKQQFNNDVKIALAKVSDRIKDKEFDEFYARYGSIFNNQKLANDAEIKNYLFQQIDTVGKRKFSFGATILEENIKLPTDFLDNDTIMLKRIISKKDFFQTSTIRNTGDLSSLPEDTRFTSIQREWAFEKFQINSVVSDFQGNKPIHQRVSNREVSEVLGEELRKRNINIAYKYGIYSNDGLATKLKSGYFRIDRKESQNYPLFRDENGHSDYKLHVTFPSKNKHILAEISNILLLSLFFIFIIIIAFSSSLYQLIRQKKISEIKTDFINNMTHEFKTPIATINLALDAIKNPKIIHDEEKVKRYLGMIRQENKRMHGQVENVLRISKLEKNQVDINKDAVDVHDIIDEAISHVDLLVKDKGGTITTHLEAITSEVLGNQLHLTNVVVNILENALKYSDEAPKIDVYTENTNKYFILKIKDEGIGMSKQAQKYAFDKFYREHKGNIHNVKGHGLGLAYVKEIIDNHQGTVIVESEKGKGSIFTVKLGII, translated from the coding sequence ATGCGTAAGAAAATGTTTATTCTTATTGTTGTATTAATGAGTATTTCCTTGATTGGAATTATTGCTGTGCAATTGTATTGGATAAACAATGCCGTAGAAAGTAAAAAGCAGCAATTTAATAATGATGTAAAGATTGCATTAGCTAAAGTTTCTGATAGAATTAAAGATAAAGAATTTGATGAATTTTATGCACGTTACGGATCTATTTTTAACAATCAAAAATTAGCCAATGATGCAGAAATAAAAAACTATTTGTTTCAACAAATTGATACCGTTGGTAAGCGTAAATTTTCTTTTGGTGCAACTATTTTAGAAGAGAATATAAAGTTGCCGACAGATTTTTTAGATAATGATACTATTATGCTTAAGAGAATTATTTCTAAGAAAGATTTTTTTCAAACAAGTACTATTAGAAATACTGGAGATTTAAGCTCCTTACCAGAAGACACAAGATTTACATCTATTCAAAGAGAGTGGGCATTTGAAAAATTTCAAATAAATTCAGTAGTATCTGATTTTCAAGGGAATAAACCCATTCATCAACGAGTTAGTAATCGAGAAGTTAGTGAAGTTTTAGGTGAGGAGTTAAGGAAAAGAAATATAAATATAGCCTATAAATATGGTATTTATAGTAACGATGGTTTAGCAACCAAACTAAAATCAGGATATTTTAGAATTGACAGAAAAGAAAGTCAGAATTATCCATTGTTTAGAGATGAAAATGGACATAGTGATTATAAATTACATGTAACTTTTCCATCAAAAAATAAACACATTTTAGCAGAAATATCAAATATATTATTGCTTTCGTTATTTTTTATATTCATTATTATCATTGCGTTTTCAAGTTCATTATATCAATTAATTAGACAGAAAAAAATATCAGAAATTAAAACAGATTTTATTAATAATATGACTCATGAGTTTAAAACGCCAATTGCAACGATTAATCTTGCTCTTGATGCCATTAAAAATCCAAAGATTATTCATGATGAAGAAAAAGTGAAGCGCTATTTGGGTATGATTCGTCAGGAAAATAAAAGGATGCATGGTCAGGTAGAAAATGTTTTGAGAATATCAAAATTAGAAAAGAATCAAGTTGATATTAATAAAGATGCAGTTGATGTACATGATATTATTGATGAAGCAATTTCGCATGTAGATTTATTAGTAAAAGATAAAGGAGGGACTATTACAACACATTTGGAAGCAATTACATCAGAAGTGCTAGGTAATCAGCTTCATTTAACAAATGTAGTTGTAAATATTTTAGAAAACGCATTAAAATATTCTGATGAGGCACCGAAAATTGACGTGTACACAGAAAATACAAATAAATATTTCATCTTAAAAATTAAAGATGAAGGAATTGGAATGAGCAAGCAAGCTCAAAAATATGCTTTCGATAAATTTTATAGAGAGCATAAGGGTAATATACATAACGTAAAAGGTCATGGTTTAGGATTAGCCTATGTAAAAGAAATCATAGATAACCATCAAGGCACAGTTATTGTGGAAAGTGAAAAGGGCAAAGGAAGTATTTTCACAGTAAAATTAGGAATAATTTAA
- a CDS encoding response regulator transcription factor — MGSKKILLVEDDPNFGTVLKDYLALNDYNVTHAKDGIEGLIMFKNSDYDLCILDVMMPRKDGFSLAQDIRSTNKEVPIIFLTAKTMKEDVLKGYQVGADDYLNKPFDSEVLLFKIKAILQRKEADKSADNEQFEFEVGSFFFNSKLRHLSVGKEGEPQKLSPKESKLLRMLAVHKNDLMPRELALTKIWRDDNYFTSRSMDVYIAKLRKYLKKDENVEILNIHGEGFRLVDKT, encoded by the coding sequence ATGGGAAGTAAAAAAATTTTATTAGTAGAAGACGATCCAAATTTTGGAACCGTTTTAAAAGATTATTTAGCATTAAATGATTATAATGTTACACATGCAAAAGATGGTATAGAAGGCTTAATTATGTTTAAAAACAGCGATTATGACTTATGTATTTTAGATGTAATGATGCCAAGAAAAGATGGCTTTTCTCTTGCGCAAGATATTAGATCGACAAACAAAGAAGTGCCAATTATTTTCTTAACGGCAAAAACCATGAAAGAAGATGTATTAAAAGGATACCAAGTAGGAGCAGATGATTATTTAAATAAACCATTTGATTCTGAAGTATTATTGTTTAAAATCAAAGCAATTTTACAACGTAAAGAGGCTGATAAATCTGCAGATAATGAGCAATTTGAGTTTGAAGTAGGGTCTTTTTTCTTTAACTCTAAATTACGTCATTTATCAGTTGGTAAAGAAGGAGAACCACAAAAATTGTCACCAAAAGAAAGTAAGTTATTACGCATGTTGGCAGTTCATAAAAACGATTTAATGCCGCGTGAGCTTGCATTAACAAAGATTTGGAGAGATGATAATTATTTTACATCTAGAAGTATGGATGTATACATAGCAAAGCTTCGTAAATATTTAAAGAAAGATGAAAATGTTGAAATTTTAAATATTCATGGAGAAGGTTTTAGATTAGTAGATAAAACCTAA
- the nusB gene encoding transcription antitermination factor NusB — translation MINRRHIRVKVMQSLYAMMQSHNDDVIKEEKFLKFSIVKMLDLFVLQLQILIEVQKLANKKISLSKKKILATKEDLQPNTRFVNNIVINNLAKSQSLKTYIEDKKLNNWELDDEYIKIIFDALLKSDLYKNYMNSDDESFKVDRNFVIDFFKEIIAPNEKLFEYYEDKMITWIDDIPFVNSWIVRVLNKQKAGSTFILGNIYKDQDDEDFVSDLFKKTILNHTEYEKDIQEKTPNWENDRIADIDMILIKMAISEFLNFPSIPTRVTINEYIELAKDYSTQKSSYFVNGVLDKISKEFIESKRIVKIGRGLL, via the coding sequence ATGATAAACAGAAGACATATTAGAGTTAAAGTGATGCAGTCTTTATATGCAATGATGCAATCACATAATGATGATGTTATAAAAGAAGAAAAATTCTTAAAATTCAGTATCGTTAAAATGCTCGATTTGTTTGTATTACAACTTCAAATTCTTATTGAAGTACAAAAATTAGCAAATAAAAAGATTTCACTTTCAAAGAAAAAAATCTTAGCAACTAAAGAAGATTTACAACCCAACACTAGATTTGTCAATAATATTGTGATTAATAACTTGGCTAAAAGTCAATCTTTAAAAACATATATCGAAGATAAAAAACTGAACAATTGGGAGCTTGATGATGAGTATATAAAAATAATTTTTGATGCATTATTAAAAAGTGATTTATATAAGAATTATATGAATTCTGATGATGAATCTTTTAAAGTTGATAGAAACTTTGTAATCGACTTTTTTAAAGAGATTATTGCACCAAATGAAAAATTATTTGAATACTACGAAGATAAAATGATTACTTGGATAGACGATATCCCTTTTGTTAATTCATGGATTGTAAGAGTATTAAATAAGCAGAAAGCAGGTTCTACCTTTATATTAGGGAATATTTATAAAGATCAAGATGATGAAGATTTTGTAAGTGATTTATTTAAGAAAACAATATTAAATCATACAGAATACGAGAAAGATATTCAAGAAAAAACACCTAATTGGGAAAATGATAGGATAGCAGATATTGACATGATTCTGATTAAAATGGCTATTAGCGAATTCTTGAATTTCCCATCTATACCTACCAGAGTTACTATTAATGAATATATAGAATTAGCCAAAGATTATTCAACTCAAAAGAGCAGTTATTTTGTAAATGGAGTCTTAGATAAAATATCTAAAGAGTTTATAGAAAGCAAAAGAATTGTTAAAATTGGGCGTGGATTATTATAA
- a CDS encoding L-threonylcarbamoyladenylate synthase → MSHFIKIYNENPNPKEIDRVVETLKKGGLIIYPTDTVYGLGCDITNTKALEKIARIKGVKLEKANFSFICNDLSHLSDYVKQIDTPTYKILKRALPGPYTFVLPGSNSLPKVFKKKKTVGIRVPDNTIARTIVATLGNPIVSTSIHDEDDVLEYTTDPELIFEKWQNLVDIVIDGGYGDNQASTVIDLTSDEPVVIREGKGSLDIL, encoded by the coding sequence ATGTCACACTTCATCAAAATATATAATGAAAATCCAAATCCTAAAGAAATTGATAGGGTAGTGGAAACATTAAAAAAAGGTGGACTTATTATCTACCCAACCGATACTGTATATGGTTTAGGTTGTGATATTACTAATACCAAAGCATTAGAAAAAATTGCAAGAATTAAAGGTGTGAAATTAGAAAAAGCGAATTTTTCCTTTATTTGTAACGATTTAAGTCATTTATCAGACTATGTTAAGCAAATTGATACACCAACCTATAAAATTCTAAAAAGAGCATTACCTGGACCTTATACGTTTGTTTTACCAGGAAGTAATTCACTGCCAAAAGTTTTTAAGAAAAAGAAAACGGTCGGAATTCGAGTGCCTGATAATACTATTGCTAGAACTATTGTTGCTACCTTGGGAAATCCAATTGTATCAACCTCAATTCATGATGAAGATGATGTTTTAGAATATACTACTGACCCTGAATTAATTTTTGAAAAATGGCAAAACTTAGTTGATATTGTTATTGATGGTGGTTATGGCGATAATCAAGCGTCTACAGTAATTGATTTAACTTCAGATGAACCTGTCGTAATTAGAGAAGGAAAAGGAAGTTTAGATATTTTGTAA
- a CDS encoding MBOAT family protein: MKKKAKTQNLLLLFASYFFYGYANWEMIPLLLVATTIFYFLGIAIQKSTEKKALIFNSLGVFLGVGLLLYFKYLNFFIESFSDLFNTIGLKVNSTTFNIILPLGISFFTFRLISYVIEVRRGKMEATTDFVDFATYVAFFPTILSGPIDRPNRFIPQLQSKRSFDYNLVVDGCRQILWGLFQKVVIADNLAGLINDVWTDIPNQSGSTLLIIAILYSFQIYTDFSGYSHMAIGVGKILGFQITKNFNYPFFSRNLAEFWRNWHISLTSWLTDYIFMPLNVKFRNLGIWGIILAIIINMLLVGMWHGATWTFVVFGLYNGLLFIPLILTGSIFKKKKLKTNKLGLPSLNDSLRIIRTFLIVTLGLIMCRAENIDQAISYILKIISPSLFTKPILTGMSLALTTIIFLFIFVIVEWLSRKNEFPLSNLKINKPLEYTLYFTIIFAIIYFGDFGTNQFIYFKF, encoded by the coding sequence TTGAAGAAAAAAGCAAAAACTCAAAATTTGTTACTGCTTTTTGCTAGTTATTTCTTTTATGGTTATGCAAATTGGGAGATGATACCTTTGTTATTGGTTGCTACGACTATTTTCTATTTTTTGGGGATAGCAATTCAAAAAAGCACAGAGAAAAAAGCTTTGATATTTAATTCATTGGGGGTGTTCTTGGGTGTCGGACTATTGCTTTATTTTAAGTATTTAAATTTCTTTATAGAATCTTTTTCTGATCTGTTTAATACAATTGGACTAAAGGTAAATTCTACAACATTCAATATCATTTTACCTTTGGGGATTAGTTTTTTTACTTTTAGACTTATAAGTTATGTAATAGAAGTACGTAGAGGTAAAATGGAGGCTACTACGGATTTTGTTGACTTTGCAACCTATGTTGCCTTTTTTCCAACAATCCTATCTGGTCCAATTGATAGACCCAATCGTTTTATACCGCAATTACAATCTAAACGTTCGTTTGATTATAATTTAGTTGTAGATGGTTGCCGACAGATACTTTGGGGGTTATTTCAAAAAGTGGTCATTGCAGATAATTTAGCTGGGTTAATTAATGACGTTTGGACTGATATTCCCAATCAATCAGGAAGTACATTACTAATTATAGCAATTCTGTATAGTTTTCAGATATACACTGACTTTTCGGGATATTCGCATATGGCCATTGGTGTTGGGAAAATTCTAGGCTTTCAAATTACTAAAAATTTTAATTACCCTTTTTTCTCAAGAAATCTAGCAGAATTCTGGAGAAATTGGCATATATCATTAACTTCCTGGTTAACAGATTATATTTTCATGCCGCTAAATGTTAAATTTAGAAACCTTGGTATTTGGGGTATCATTCTAGCTATAATTATTAATATGCTGTTAGTTGGAATGTGGCATGGGGCTACTTGGACGTTCGTTGTTTTCGGTTTATATAATGGCTTACTTTTCATACCTTTGATTCTTACTGGCTCAATTTTTAAAAAGAAAAAATTAAAAACAAATAAGTTAGGGTTACCATCACTAAATGACTCTTTGAGAATTATTAGAACCTTTTTAATTGTGACTTTGGGTTTGATAATGTGTAGAGCTGAAAATATTGATCAGGCAATAAGTTATATATTAAAAATAATATCACCATCGCTTTTCACAAAACCAATTCTAACAGGAATGTCTTTAGCCTTAACAACAATAATCTTTTTGTTTATTTTCGTAATAGTTGAATGGTTATCAAGAAAAAATGAATTCCCATTATCTAATTTAAAGATCAACAAACCGCTTGAATATACACTATACTTTACAATTATATTTGCTATAATTTACTTTGGAGATTTTGGCACAAATCAGTTTATCTATTTTAAATTTTAA
- a CDS encoding DUF1573 domain-containing protein — protein sequence MKKLIVLIAFFTSATLLVSCGETNAKSKVNKSNLETAAKRDVEISEGAPTISFDKSVYDFGTVKEGDIVETAFKVTNTGKTDLVITNAQGSCGCTVPVWPKKPIKPGQSADVQVKFNTSGKPNKQAKTVTLYTNTAVGREVLKLTGMVTPSGKKLNVNNKIDANHIQKLDSKKNN from the coding sequence ATGAAAAAATTAATTGTACTTATAGCATTTTTCACAAGCGCAACTTTATTAGTTTCTTGTGGAGAAACAAATGCAAAATCTAAAGTTAACAAAAGTAACTTAGAGACTGCAGCAAAAAGAGATGTAGAAATCAGTGAAGGAGCGCCAACAATCAGTTTTGATAAATCTGTGTATGATTTTGGAACTGTAAAAGAAGGTGATATCGTAGAGACTGCTTTCAAAGTAACTAATACTGGTAAAACAGATTTAGTCATTACAAACGCACAAGGTTCTTGTGGATGTACTGTGCCTGTATGGCCGAAAAAGCCAATTAAACCAGGTCAATCTGCTGATGTTCAGGTTAAATTTAACACTTCTGGTAAACCAAATAAACAAGCTAAAACAGTTACATTGTATACGAATACAGCGGTTGGTAGAGAAGTTTTAAAATTAACTGGAATGGTAACTCCTAGTGGTAAAAAATTAAATGTTAACAATAAGATTGATGCAAATCATATTCAAAAGTTAGATTCTAAAAAAAATAATTAA
- a CDS encoding glycosyltransferase family 2 protein, with the protein MKTAIVILNWNGKKLLEQFLPSVVSFSSEEAIIYVADNASTDDSKHFIKEHFPTVKIVENKQNGGYAKGYNDALQHIDADIYCLLNSDIEVTQNWLSPVLDVFKREENTAIIQPKLLDFKDKTKFEYAGAGGGFLDLYGYPYCRGRVFNDLEIDRGHFNDTTDIFWASGACLFIRSKVYHQIAGFDEDYFAHQEEIDLCWRIQNNGFDIKYVGTSTVYHVGGATLQETNPQKTFLNFRNSLLNVVKNVPKKWFLFVVFSRLLLDGIAGIKFLLEFRPVHTFAILKAHISFYKNLNRFLKKRKKLSKKENYNLHTSIVWQYFVLGRSKFEKLK; encoded by the coding sequence TTGAAAACTGCTATTGTCATATTAAATTGGAATGGAAAAAAACTCTTAGAACAGTTTTTACCATCAGTTGTTTCTTTTAGTTCTGAAGAAGCAATAATTTATGTGGCTGATAATGCCTCTACAGATGATTCTAAACATTTTATTAAAGAACATTTCCCTACTGTAAAAATTGTAGAAAACAAGCAGAATGGCGGCTATGCAAAAGGGTATAATGATGCTTTACAACATATTGATGCTGATATTTATTGTTTGTTAAATTCTGATATTGAAGTTACTCAAAATTGGTTATCACCTGTTTTAGACGTTTTTAAACGTGAAGAAAACACTGCTATCATTCAACCTAAATTGTTAGATTTTAAAGATAAAACTAAGTTTGAATACGCTGGTGCTGGTGGTGGATTTTTAGATTTATATGGCTATCCGTATTGCCGAGGACGCGTTTTTAATGATTTAGAAATCGATAGAGGACATTTTAATGATACTACAGATATTTTCTGGGCTTCGGGTGCTTGTCTTTTTATTCGTTCTAAAGTATATCATCAAATAGCTGGTTTTGATGAAGATTATTTTGCACATCAAGAAGAAATAGATTTGTGTTGGCGTATACAAAATAATGGTTTTGATATTAAATATGTGGGCACATCAACGGTTTATCATGTTGGTGGAGCAACATTGCAAGAAACGAATCCTCAGAAAACATTTTTAAATTTTAGAAATAGTTTATTAAATGTGGTGAAAAATGTGCCAAAGAAATGGTTTTTATTCGTTGTTTTCTCACGTTTACTTTTAGATGGAATTGCAGGTATAAAGTTCCTATTAGAATTTAGACCTGTACATACTTTTGCAATTTTAAAAGCACATATCAGTTTTTATAAAAATTTAAATAGATTTTTAAAGAAACGTAAGAAATTATCAAAAAAAGAAAATTACAATCTACATACTTCTATTGTTTGGCAATATTTTGTCTTGGGAAGAAGTAAATTTGAGAAGTTGAAATAA
- the yajC gene encoding preprotein translocase subunit YajC has product MYLTTIFLQSSSSIASMLPFLAMILVLYFFMIRPQMNRQKNEKKFQATIKKGSKVITSSGIHGKIIELNDNDNTVTIETGAGKIKFERTALSMELSKKYAPAVAKK; this is encoded by the coding sequence ATGTATTTAACAACAATATTTTTACAGTCTAGTTCTTCTATTGCTAGTATGTTACCTTTTTTAGCAATGATTTTGGTATTGTATTTTTTTATGATTCGTCCACAAATGAATCGTCAGAAAAATGAAAAGAAATTTCAAGCAACTATAAAAAAAGGAAGCAAAGTAATAACCTCTAGTGGTATTCACGGGAAAATCATTGAATTAAACGATAATGATAATACGGTAACCATTGAAACTGGAGCTGGTAAAATTAAATTTGAAAGAACTGCATTATCAATGGAGCTTAGTAAAAAATATGCTCCAGCAGTAGCTAAAAAGTAA
- a CDS encoding TylF/MycF/NovP-related O-methyltransferase, with protein sequence MKTIEGDILEVGVWRGGTGAILSKASEDSDSKVYLADTFTGVVKATEEDTVYRGGEHSDTSDRIVNELLEKVKSKNSVVLIGVFPDDFPNLKIEKIKLCHIDVDTYQSAKDIFEYSWARLEVGGAVVFDDYGFWTCEGITKYFNSLDLTDGFKIHNLNGHGIIIKTK encoded by the coding sequence ATGAAGACAATAGAAGGTGACATTCTTGAAGTTGGTGTTTGGCGGGGTGGTACAGGAGCAATTTTAAGTAAAGCTTCTGAAGATAGTGATTCCAAAGTTTATCTAGCCGATACTTTTACTGGTGTTGTAAAGGCCACTGAGGAAGATACCGTATATAGAGGAGGAGAGCATTCCGATACTTCTGATAGAATAGTAAATGAATTGTTGGAAAAAGTGAAATCAAAAAACTCCGTTGTTCTAATAGGTGTTTTCCCTGATGATTTCCCAAATTTAAAAATTGAAAAAATTAAATTATGCCACATTGATGTTGATACTTATCAATCCGCTAAGGATATTTTCGAATATTCTTGGGCTAGGTTAGAAGTAGGAGGAGCCGTTGTGTTTGACGATTACGGATTTTGGACTTGTGAAGGTATTACCAAATATTTCAATTCATTAGATCTTACAGATGGATTTAAAATCCATAACCTGAACGGTCACGGGATTATCATAAAAACTAAATAA
- a CDS encoding prolyl oligopeptidase family serine peptidase, with protein MNFKFTKIVSLSFLFLFLSCTTEDGIVKEISSAQFINKTYGSEKNQNYDIYLPKGRTANTPVIVLIHGGFWSQGDKSDMTTFVNLFLNNSSEYAIVNTNYRLAGATGNQHPAQINDISSLISELKSKQDEYIISRKYYFIGYSAGGHLALLYSYFTDTAKNVKAVCSLAGPTDFLDPAFTNSPNGAFQNIALNFLGLPLSGNESLYKNTSPISHIDEKSAPTLLLHGENDQLVFLSQSQRLLDKLNTFNVANQHTFYPNQGHDLSTIDLNEATNKIKTFFDLYK; from the coding sequence ATGAATTTCAAATTTACAAAAATTGTATCGCTCTCTTTTTTATTTCTCTTTTTATCTTGTACAACGGAAGATGGAATTGTAAAAGAAATTTCATCGGCACAATTTATAAATAAAACCTATGGTTCTGAAAAAAACCAAAACTATGATATTTATTTACCTAAAGGAAGAACAGCTAATACACCCGTAATTGTATTAATTCATGGTGGGTTTTGGTCTCAAGGCGATAAATCTGACATGACTACTTTTGTTAATTTATTTTTGAATAACAGCTCAGAGTATGCCATTGTAAATACAAATTATAGGTTAGCTGGCGCAACGGGTAATCAACATCCTGCACAGATTAACGATATTTCTTCTTTAATTTCTGAATTGAAAAGTAAGCAAGATGAATATATTATTTCTAGAAAATATTATTTTATTGGCTATAGTGCTGGCGGTCATTTAGCTTTATTATACTCCTATTTTACTGATACTGCTAAAAATGTAAAAGCAGTCTGTTCTTTAGCTGGTCCTACCGATTTTCTAGATCCAGCATTTACAAATTCTCCTAATGGGGCATTTCAAAATATAGCATTAAATTTTCTTGGACTTCCATTAAGTGGGAATGAAAGTTTATATAAAAATACGAGTCCAATTTCTCATATTGATGAAAAATCTGCACCTACTCTATTATTACATGGAGAAAATGATCAATTAGTTTTTCTATCTCAATCTCAACGTTTGTTAGATAAATTAAATACTTTTAATGTAGCTAATCAACATACTTTTTATCCAAATCAAGGTCATGATTTATCTACAATAGACTTAAATGAAGCAACTAATAAAATAAAAACTTTTTTTGATCTATATAAATAG
- the coaE gene encoding dephospho-CoA kinase (Dephospho-CoA kinase (CoaE) performs the final step in coenzyme A biosynthesis.) → MVVGLTGGIGSGKTTVLNIFSNFNNVAIYQADIEAKKLMSNSLEIKKELINEFGADAYINNKLNRSFIAGIVFKDAAKLKTLNSIVHPAVEKHFKAFILSNNTKDYILYENAILFENGSDRFCDKIITVTAPEKTRINRVVKRDNTTEIAVKNRIKNQWKEEKKILQSHYIINNISLIETQEIAIRIHNILTNNQVYV, encoded by the coding sequence ATGGTAGTTGGTTTAACAGGTGGAATAGGGAGTGGAAAGACTACAGTACTTAATATCTTTTCTAACTTTAATAATGTAGCAATTTACCAAGCAGACATTGAGGCTAAAAAACTAATGAGTAACTCATTAGAAATAAAAAAAGAACTTATTAACGAGTTTGGTGCAGATGCATATATAAACAATAAATTAAATAGGTCTTTTATTGCAGGTATTGTTTTTAAAGATGCGGCTAAGCTAAAAACACTTAATAGTATTGTACATCCAGCAGTAGAGAAGCATTTTAAAGCATTTATTTTATCTAATAATACTAAAGACTATATTTTATACGAAAATGCAATCTTATTCGAAAATGGAAGTGATCGATTTTGTGATAAAATAATTACTGTTACTGCTCCTGAAAAAACACGAATTAATCGTGTTGTTAAACGAGATAATACTACCGAAATTGCTGTAAAAAATAGAATCAAAAATCAATGGAAAGAAGAAAAGAAAATACTACAATCTCACTATATAATTAACAATATTTCATTGATTGAAACACAAGAAATTGCTATAAGAATTCATAATATTTTAACAAATAATCAAGTTTACGTTTAA